Proteins encoded within one genomic window of Sulfurovum sp. XGS-02:
- a CDS encoding class I SAM-dependent methyltransferase, with translation MENKVDLFAKKSKSWDMNSKRVQNAKGIAELIVDNIKLNKSMELMDFGAGTGLLSYFVAPYVEKIVAVDNSPSMLLEFQNKCGQFSCNTEVIEKDLSTDTLERKFDGIISSMTIHHLEDIPALFAKFYTMLDEHGFIAIADLDSEDGTFHSDNEGVFHYGFDRHLLAEYAQEAGFKDVTFSLANKIAKPHAEFTVFLMTAIK, from the coding sequence ATGGAAAATAAAGTAGATCTTTTTGCTAAAAAATCAAAATCGTGGGATATGAACAGCAAACGTGTGCAGAATGCAAAAGGGATAGCGGAATTAATAGTAGATAATATAAAACTGAACAAGTCTATGGAATTGATGGATTTTGGTGCGGGTACCGGTCTTTTGAGCTACTTTGTCGCACCCTATGTAGAGAAAATTGTAGCGGTAGACAACTCACCTTCTATGCTTTTGGAATTTCAAAATAAGTGTGGTCAATTCTCGTGTAATACAGAAGTGATAGAGAAAGATCTGAGTACAGATACACTGGAAAGAAAGTTCGATGGTATCATTTCATCCATGACGATCCATCATTTGGAAGATATACCTGCCCTCTTTGCAAAGTTCTATACGATGCTTGATGAGCATGGGTTTATTGCTATTGCTGACCTGGATAGTGAAGATGGTACTTTCCACAGTGATAATGAAGGTGTCTTTCACTATGGTTTTGATCGACATTTGCTTGCTGAGTATGCTCAAGAAGCAGGATTTAAGGATGTGACCTTCAGTTTAGCCAACAAAATAGCTAAGCCACATGCCGAATTTACTGTTTTTTTAATGACAGCGATTAAATAA
- a CDS encoding entericidin EcnAB: MKKITIIALLMALGMIMSGCSKTWSGIKQDTGEAWDASKKAVHNATA; this comes from the coding sequence ATGAAGAAAATAACTATAATAGCCCTTTTGATGGCTCTAGGTATGATCATGTCAGGATGTTCAAAAACATGGAGCGGTATTAAACAAGATACAGGCGAAGCTTGGGATGCTTCCAAAAAGGCAGTGCACAACGCAACTGCCTAG
- a CDS encoding DUF2238 domain-containing protein: MKYLWLSIFIPVLIWSAALPKDPFTWFLEVFPVFIGLVILLLTYKKFPLTSLLYILILIHMIILMVGGHYTYAEVPLFDWIKELFDQDRNNYDKVGHFAQGFIPAILAREILIRKHIVQGSKIWLNTIILSIVLAFSALYELIEWWVALAVGEDAEAFLGTQGYMWDTQSDMGYALFGAVVALILLAKIHDKQLNLMMEYSRA; encoded by the coding sequence ATGAAATATCTTTGGTTAAGTATCTTTATACCTGTTTTAATATGGTCTGCAGCTTTGCCTAAAGATCCATTTACATGGTTTTTGGAAGTGTTTCCGGTCTTCATAGGTTTGGTCATTTTACTTTTAACCTATAAGAAGTTTCCGTTAACCTCCCTGCTCTACATACTCATATTAATTCATATGATTATTTTGATGGTAGGCGGACACTATACCTATGCAGAAGTCCCTCTTTTTGACTGGATCAAAGAGCTTTTTGACCAAGATCGGAACAATTATGATAAAGTCGGTCATTTTGCACAAGGATTTATCCCTGCAATACTAGCCAGGGAGATATTGATACGCAAACATATCGTACAAGGCAGTAAAATATGGCTGAATACCATCATTCTAAGCATTGTTTTGGCATTTTCGGCCTTGTATGAACTGATAGAGTGGTGGGTAGCACTTGCTGTCGGTGAAGATGCTGAAGCTTTCCTGGGAACACAGGGATATATGTGGGATACACAGTCAGATATGGGATATGCACTGTTTGGAGCTGTTGTAGCACTTATCTTGCTTGCAAAGATCCATGATAAACAACTCAACTTGATGATGGAATACTCAAGAGCATGA
- a CDS encoding aldo/keto reductase, translating into MDYRYIGKTGLRVSPICMGTMTFGTQCDKKEAFAIMDKAYDHGVNFYDTAELYPVPPDAKLAGITEEWVGEWMKTKPRDSIIMATKVAGAASGWFVPPIRHGMTAIDRFHIERAIEGSLNRLKTDYIDLYQMHWPDTVVPIEESLEAFDRLVKAGKVRYIGTSNDTAYGTSKALMTSHYKGLARFESIQNNFSLLNRRFLDELSTLSQNEQISLLPYSPLAGGVLSGKYNQGLKPEDAKGRFATYLKSPNQRQRLMAQRFMNEKTLASTQKYLKISADAGLHPVTLATAWSKQFDFVASTIIGATHTDQLDASLAAMNLTLSDEVLNACDKVHEEILYPMG; encoded by the coding sequence ATGGACTATAGATATATAGGAAAAACAGGACTTCGTGTTTCACCCATTTGTATGGGGACAATGACCTTTGGGACACAGTGTGACAAAAAAGAAGCTTTTGCCATTATGGATAAAGCCTATGACCATGGCGTTAACTTTTATGATACAGCTGAGCTCTACCCTGTTCCGCCTGACGCAAAACTTGCAGGTATTACGGAAGAGTGGGTAGGAGAGTGGATGAAAACAAAGCCACGTGATTCTATTATTATGGCCACTAAAGTAGCAGGAGCAGCAAGTGGCTGGTTTGTTCCGCCTATCCGTCATGGGATGACCGCTATTGATCGTTTTCATATCGAACGTGCGATAGAAGGAAGTCTGAATCGGCTCAAAACGGACTATATAGACCTTTATCAGATGCATTGGCCTGATACCGTTGTTCCTATAGAAGAGTCTCTGGAAGCTTTTGATAGATTGGTAAAGGCAGGAAAAGTGCGTTATATAGGAACTTCCAATGACACGGCATACGGTACAAGCAAAGCACTGATGACTTCCCACTATAAAGGGTTGGCACGGTTTGAGTCCATACAGAACAATTTTTCTCTTTTAAACCGCAGATTTTTGGATGAGCTCTCTACCCTTTCTCAAAATGAACAGATCTCACTGCTCCCCTATTCACCGCTGGCAGGAGGTGTGCTCTCAGGAAAATACAACCAGGGACTAAAACCAGAAGATGCAAAAGGAAGGTTTGCAACATACCTGAAATCGCCAAACCAAAGACAACGACTGATGGCACAACGTTTCATGAATGAAAAGACACTGGCATCCACACAAAAATACTTAAAGATATCAGCTGATGCAGGACTACACCCCGTCACACTGGCTACTGCCTGGTCAAAACAGTTTGATTTTGTGGCCTCCACCATCATAGGTGCGACGCATACAGATCAGCTTGATGCTTCACTGGCAGCTATGAATCTCACGCTCAGTGATGAAGTGTTGAACGCTTGCGACAAAGTACATGAAGAGATACTCTACCCTATGGGGTAA
- a CDS encoding DEAD/DEAH box helicase, which produces MSFTNLGLSKPLLKAIEEQGYETPSPIQLQAIPVVIEGKDVLAAAQTGTGKTAGFTLPLLEKLTQTKPNMQKKQIRALVLTPTRELAAQVAESIKTYGKYLPYTSTVIFGGVGINPQLATIRKGVDIVIATPGRLLDIAGQQGIDFSALECLILDEADRMLDMGFIHDIKKLMKLMPDKRQTLLFSATFSPEIKTLAEGLLNDPVLVEVSRENTTADQIKQVVHFVDKRRKRELLSQLIKIKKWRQVLVFTRTKHGANKLTKELEESGISAAAIHGNKSQGARTKALAAFKANEIRVLVATDIAARGIDIDQLPHVVNYELPNVPEDYVHRIGRTGRAGQSGEAVSLVCIDEHELLKNIEKFIKFKIPKVDIPAFRPDPNIQAEPIQNGRGKGKGGKNSRNEPHSSKDGAKSNKNKRNRNRNKKDKK; this is translated from the coding sequence ATGTCATTTACAAATCTTGGGTTATCCAAACCTCTCTTAAAAGCGATCGAAGAGCAGGGGTATGAGACACCTAGCCCTATACAACTACAAGCGATTCCTGTCGTAATAGAAGGGAAAGACGTCCTGGCAGCTGCACAAACGGGTACAGGTAAAACGGCAGGATTTACACTGCCGCTACTTGAGAAGCTCACACAAACAAAACCAAACATGCAAAAAAAGCAGATACGTGCTCTGGTACTTACGCCTACACGTGAACTTGCGGCACAGGTGGCTGAGAGTATAAAAACATATGGTAAATATCTCCCTTATACGTCTACTGTGATCTTTGGTGGCGTCGGTATAAATCCCCAGTTGGCAACCATCAGAAAGGGTGTGGATATCGTTATTGCCACACCGGGAAGGCTGCTTGATATCGCAGGACAACAGGGGATCGATTTTTCTGCTCTTGAGTGTCTCATTCTTGATGAGGCGGACCGTATGCTTGATATGGGGTTTATCCATGATATTAAAAAACTGATGAAACTGATGCCCGACAAGAGACAAACACTGCTTTTTTCAGCCACCTTCTCACCAGAGATCAAAACATTGGCAGAAGGACTTCTCAATGATCCTGTCCTGGTAGAAGTATCACGTGAGAACACAACGGCAGATCAGATAAAGCAGGTGGTCCACTTTGTGGATAAAAGACGAAAGAGAGAACTGCTTTCCCAACTCATTAAGATAAAAAAGTGGAGACAGGTCTTGGTCTTTACACGTACCAAACATGGTGCCAATAAGCTGACCAAAGAGCTTGAAGAGTCGGGTATCTCCGCAGCGGCGATACATGGAAACAAAAGCCAGGGGGCAAGGACCAAAGCCCTGGCTGCCTTTAAAGCCAATGAGATCCGTGTACTCGTGGCTACGGACATCGCTGCAAGGGGGATAGATATAGACCAGCTTCCGCATGTGGTGAACTATGAGCTTCCCAATGTACCTGAAGATTATGTGCACCGCATTGGAAGGACCGGACGTGCAGGGCAGAGCGGTGAAGCTGTTTCTCTGGTCTGTATAGATGAGCATGAGTTACTTAAAAATATCGAAAAGTTCATCAAGTTTAAGATACCAAAAGTAGATATCCCGGCTTTCAGACCTGATCCGAACATCCAAGCAGAGCCTATACAAAATGGAAGAGGTAAAGGAAAAGGCGGTAAAAACTCACGTAATGAACCTCATAGTAGCAAAGATGGTGCCAAAAGTAATAAAAATAAGAGAAATCGTAACAGAAACAAGAAGGATAAAAAATGA
- a CDS encoding TetR/AcrR family transcriptional regulator: MNEHSVSSSPTKGSKTKDKILKISLKLFSTKGYKATTVRDIAGAMDMKQSALYNHFKNKDEILETLVSELTSSAIVTIFSDKEASELHKQGKSLLMSIATTFKLIGFDGQNEALLKLLMQEIYRNERIREIYNEYFYQENVKKLSSLFFMMMQDEMIKSSDPLLLANEFFSPLFFYQMQVSLLKLDKKSTSSVVSMFEKHVDFFWDNIKLEKQETLF, translated from the coding sequence ATGAACGAGCATAGCGTTAGTTCTTCCCCTACTAAAGGAAGTAAAACCAAAGATAAAATACTCAAAATTTCCCTGAAACTCTTTTCAACTAAAGGCTATAAGGCTACAACGGTTAGAGACATAGCGGGTGCTATGGATATGAAACAAAGTGCACTGTATAACCACTTTAAGAACAAGGATGAGATCCTTGAAACACTCGTAAGTGAACTTACCTCTTCTGCGATAGTCACTATATTTAGCGATAAAGAGGCCTCAGAGCTTCATAAACAAGGAAAGTCTCTCTTAATGTCTATTGCCACTACTTTTAAGCTTATAGGCTTTGACGGGCAAAATGAGGCGCTTTTAAAGTTATTGATGCAGGAGATCTATAGAAATGAGCGGATCAGGGAGATATACAACGAGTATTTCTACCAGGAGAACGTTAAAAAGCTCTCAAGCCTCTTCTTTATGATGATGCAAGATGAGATGATCAAGTCCTCAGACCCTCTTTTATTGGCAAATGAGTTCTTTTCTCCCCTGTTTTTCTATCAAATGCAGGTTTCTTTGCTAAAATTAGATAAAAAATCGACCTCTTCTGTTGTTTCGATGTTTGAGAAACATGTAGATTTCTTCTGGGATAATATAAAACTGGAAAAACAAGAGACGCTTTTTTAG
- a CDS encoding cache domain-containing protein, translating to MKNVISALFIFIFANSAWAAEAVQNQQAAVPKTTLNAASNYLDTVLMNTLTSLELITSTPEAKKGDWKGIKRYLKQLKGLTPGVYFYALPDGNYYSVTLDYTNLNLSNRGYFKSLFAGTLVMGFPIYSRSSGKKSVLMAAPIIATDGKVIGALGASVFLDELHDKLNREFALPDEYTWFVLNSEGMVMLDNDSDFIFMNALKQGSESLHDAVSEALKMQSGPVQYQLDSLRHGYYQKLSNMDWWMFLAKKEGSKAATPPQLKLSLDSFVPDLQSRLNHIDESLAALITKSRVDVKNESEVRKLLNAILDENSDIVEASFVDAKGVMHQVVPSEYKNFENTDISSQDHVKAMLQKPTPLLSSGFTAVEHFTAVVIARPLFDSQKVFSGSVNLLIRPELLVDSLLKKTTIPDDYELWIMQPDGMIIYDQDKSEIGRMLFSDPIYAGYENLLKLSKKIAATPEGKGSYIYLAPESNDKAIKNAIWKNVRLHNQEWRVVLAYRPYEKR from the coding sequence ATGAAAAATGTCATTTCAGCACTGTTTATTTTCATCTTTGCAAATTCAGCGTGGGCAGCAGAGGCTGTTCAAAACCAGCAAGCAGCAGTTCCTAAGACCACACTCAACGCGGCATCGAACTATCTCGATACTGTGTTGATGAATACGCTGACATCCCTTGAACTGATCACCTCTACTCCGGAAGCTAAAAAAGGCGACTGGAAAGGGATCAAACGCTACCTGAAACAGCTCAAAGGGCTTACACCTGGAGTCTATTTCTATGCTCTTCCTGATGGCAACTATTACTCTGTAACACTCGATTACACCAACCTAAATCTGAGCAACAGGGGGTATTTCAAATCGCTCTTTGCCGGTACCCTAGTGATGGGTTTTCCTATCTACAGCCGATCTTCCGGAAAGAAATCAGTTCTGATGGCTGCGCCCATCATAGCGACGGATGGCAAGGTGATCGGTGCACTCGGCGCTTCGGTCTTCCTGGACGAACTGCATGATAAACTCAATCGTGAATTTGCCCTGCCAGATGAGTACACTTGGTTTGTCTTAAACTCCGAGGGCATGGTGATGCTTGACAACGACAGTGATTTCATCTTTATGAATGCTCTCAAACAAGGAAGTGAATCTCTGCATGATGCTGTCTCAGAAGCCTTAAAAATGCAAAGTGGTCCCGTACAGTATCAACTCGATAGCCTCCGTCACGGATATTACCAGAAACTGTCAAATATGGATTGGTGGATGTTCCTTGCCAAAAAAGAGGGCTCAAAAGCAGCGACTCCGCCACAGCTGAAACTTTCGCTTGATAGCTTTGTGCCCGATCTGCAAAGCCGTTTGAACCATATTGACGAATCACTGGCGGCATTGATTACAAAAAGCAGGGTAGATGTCAAAAATGAGAGTGAGGTCAGAAAACTTCTTAACGCCATTCTTGATGAGAATTCCGATATTGTCGAAGCCTCTTTTGTTGATGCAAAGGGTGTGATGCACCAGGTTGTACCATCAGAATACAAGAACTTCGAGAATACGGACATTAGCTCTCAGGATCATGTAAAGGCGATGCTGCAAAAACCTACACCATTGCTCAGCAGTGGATTTACGGCAGTCGAACATTTTACGGCAGTGGTCATAGCTCGTCCGCTATTTGACAGCCAGAAAGTATTCTCAGGTTCTGTCAACCTGCTGATCCGTCCCGAACTTCTGGTCGACTCCCTGCTGAAAAAAACCACCATCCCGGATGACTATGAACTCTGGATCATGCAGCCAGATGGTATGATCATCTACGACCAGGACAAGAGTGAGATCGGCAGAATGCTCTTTAGTGATCCTATCTATGCGGGCTACGAAAATCTGTTAAAACTAAGTAAAAAGATAGCCGCTACACCTGAAGGTAAAGGAAGCTACATCTATTTAGCGCCCGAATCCAACGATAAGGCCATCAAAAATGCAATTTGGAAGAATGTCAGACTCCACAACCAAGAATGGCGTGTTGTTCTAGCCTATCGCCCTTATGAGAAGAGATAG
- a CDS encoding DUF6172 family protein: MKKIFKLIDEKKHEDRVLEAVKHEIRKYVKREKKKKLEDAQSTYWDFDCKIGVTPDTAKVVAYDALIKELDAVKATGATECYVEIVAKVVQKPTNEIDHEEISAE, from the coding sequence ATGAAAAAAATATTTAAACTGATCGACGAGAAAAAACATGAAGACCGTGTACTGGAAGCTGTAAAACATGAGATTCGTAAATATGTCAAACGTGAAAAGAAGAAGAAACTCGAAGATGCACAGAGTACATACTGGGACTTTGACTGTAAAATAGGGGTAACTCCAGACACTGCAAAAGTAGTCGCATATGATGCATTGATTAAAGAACTTGATGCAGTAAAAGCAACGGGTGCTACAGAATGCTATGTAGAGATAGTTGCCAAAGTGGTTCAAAAACCGACAAATGAAATTGATCATGAAGAGATTTCTGCTGAGTAA
- a CDS encoding GGDEF domain-containing protein yields MNMNNFLQSGFKFTAEENLLQFKFKMLNSILIIVAFFSLLFALLSDLGMNDIGPIHTNVNYMYSLLTLMLIFFLRLSKQNDTAASHALLVISLITFTSALIFVPQDEFRIIWFYLLIFVAYMINGKISGLLYTLSSIAIILITNFTIDLHLSDVAIHSAILGLIIGSFLSFIYTNKIINYETSLKQQNSSLSVLASTDYLTGIMNRRMFNQISEHYFKTAQQDHLSLTLLLLDLDHFKKVNDTYGHQTGDQLLICFVQTVKNLLRKSDIFSRIGGEEFAILLSQIDKKDAYLLAEKIRQAVENVIVHYEGHNVSVRTSIGIAQNNAADTSFSDIFSRSDMALYKAKKEGRNRTCCAAFSENDIDCPQTSEQTEILNFSI; encoded by the coding sequence ATGAATATGAACAATTTTTTACAAAGTGGTTTTAAGTTTACAGCTGAGGAAAACCTTCTACAGTTTAAATTTAAAATGCTGAATTCTATTTTGATCATTGTCGCTTTTTTTTCTCTTCTTTTTGCTTTACTTAGTGACTTAGGTATGAATGACATAGGCCCTATTCATACCAATGTAAATTATATGTATAGTTTACTGACATTGATGCTTATATTCTTTCTCAGACTCTCCAAACAAAATGACACAGCTGCATCACACGCTCTACTTGTTATCTCATTGATCACATTTACATCAGCACTTATTTTTGTACCACAAGATGAGTTTAGGATCATATGGTTCTACCTATTGATCTTTGTTGCCTATATGATCAATGGAAAAATAAGTGGACTACTCTATACACTATCTTCTATAGCGATTATACTGATCACCAATTTCACTATTGATCTGCATCTATCAGATGTAGCTATTCATTCAGCTATTTTGGGGCTGATCATAGGAAGCTTTTTATCCTTTATATATACCAATAAAATCATCAATTATGAAACCAGTTTAAAACAGCAAAACAGCAGTTTAAGTGTATTGGCTTCTACAGATTACCTGACAGGTATTATGAATAGACGTATGTTCAATCAAATTTCCGAACACTATTTTAAAACAGCTCAGCAGGATCATTTGAGTTTAACACTTCTTTTACTGGACTTGGATCATTTTAAAAAGGTCAATGATACATACGGTCATCAGACAGGTGATCAATTATTGATATGTTTTGTTCAAACTGTCAAAAACCTATTAAGAAAAAGTGACATATTTTCCCGTATAGGAGGTGAAGAATTTGCGATACTTCTGTCTCAAATAGATAAAAAAGATGCCTATCTTTTAGCCGAAAAAATCCGTCAAGCAGTTGAAAATGTCATTGTTCACTATGAAGGTCATAATGTATCGGTACGAACTTCTATTGGAATCGCCCAAAATAATGCAGCAGACACTTCATTTAGTGATATATTTTCTCGTTCTGATATGGCACTTTACAAAGCTAAAAAAGAGGGACGTAACCGGACATGTTGTGCAGCATTTTCAGAGAATGATATAGATTGTCCACAGACATCAGAACAGACTGAAATCCTTAATTTTTCTATCTAA
- a CDS encoding multiheme c-type cytochrome, translating into MKPLLLLTLNIIFLFFLNACGGGSGTDSTSTLPDANITFPDAVVHDPSFTTTHFSGSQNCAQCHDGITDGDGKDVSIAKAWQGTMMANAATDPFWKAKVATEVKEHPEFKGIIEGKCSRCHTPMANVEATYNGDTVLLSGDGFLNHDNVYYDAAMQGVSCTLCHQIENTPQLGTPEGFTGGFVIDTNNTGTDRNIYGPYTNPRTQPMINNVQFTPEYSSHINESKLCASCHSLETPVIATDGTITNETFPEQAAYTEWEYSDFNGTQSCQDCHMPKAAGSVVISTRPDNGTLPARSPFFQHKFLGANTYMLEILKNNRVKLGVLADEARFNESITDTREFLKAAADVNIRQLSFENGLLNFDVNITNHSGHKFPTGFPSRRAWLHVIVKNSADQIVFESGAINSNGQISGVVYDTASNTYEPHYDKITDPSQVQVYETILEDTDDKMTYILLHALHYLKDNRILPKGLDKNDVNLPETINPHGNAENDSNFIGGSDTVTYEIANLPADDYTITATLHYQTLSYGFAQDLYKNAELREVALMKLLDDNAVNRYETISTDTTSISIP; encoded by the coding sequence ATGAAACCTCTTCTACTTCTAACACTAAACATTATCTTTCTATTTTTCTTAAATGCCTGTGGAGGCGGATCTGGTACAGATAGTACTTCGACTCTACCGGATGCCAATATCACATTTCCAGATGCTGTTGTACACGATCCTTCTTTTACCACAACACATTTTAGCGGTTCACAAAACTGTGCACAATGCCATGATGGTATCACTGATGGTGATGGTAAAGATGTCTCTATCGCCAAAGCATGGCAAGGTACGATGATGGCCAATGCAGCGACAGATCCGTTTTGGAAGGCAAAAGTTGCCACCGAGGTTAAAGAACATCCTGAGTTTAAAGGGATTATCGAAGGTAAATGTAGCCGATGCCATACACCTATGGCAAATGTAGAAGCAACATATAATGGTGATACGGTTTTACTCTCTGGAGATGGATTTTTGAACCATGACAACGTCTATTACGATGCTGCGATGCAGGGCGTCAGCTGCACACTCTGTCATCAAATAGAAAACACTCCCCAACTGGGTACGCCTGAAGGCTTTACCGGTGGCTTTGTTATAGATACAAATAACACTGGTACAGATCGCAATATTTATGGTCCTTACACAAATCCTAGAACACAACCAATGATAAATAATGTCCAGTTTACACCGGAATACAGTTCCCATATAAATGAATCCAAACTCTGTGCCAGCTGCCATAGCCTAGAAACTCCCGTTATCGCTACAGATGGAACTATCACCAATGAGACTTTTCCTGAACAAGCTGCTTACACTGAATGGGAGTACAGTGACTTCAATGGAACACAAAGCTGTCAGGACTGCCACATGCCAAAAGCTGCAGGGAGTGTTGTCATTTCTACACGACCTGACAATGGTACTCTTCCAGCCAGATCTCCATTCTTTCAACATAAGTTCCTAGGTGCCAACACCTATATGCTTGAGATTCTCAAGAACAACCGTGTTAAGCTAGGTGTTTTGGCAGATGAAGCAAGATTTAATGAGAGTATCACTGATACCAGAGAGTTTCTTAAGGCTGCAGCTGATGTCAATATCAGACAGCTGAGCTTTGAAAATGGCCTGCTCAATTTTGATGTGAATATTACAAACCACAGCGGTCACAAGTTCCCTACAGGGTTTCCATCACGCCGTGCCTGGCTTCATGTGATAGTCAAAAACAGTGCTGATCAAATTGTGTTTGAATCAGGTGCCATTAACAGTAATGGCCAGATCAGTGGTGTGGTATACGACACAGCAAGCAATACATATGAACCGCACTATGACAAGATCACTGATCCTTCACAAGTACAGGTCTATGAAACTATCTTAGAGGATACAGATGATAAGATGACCTACATACTACTGCATGCACTGCACTATCTTAAAGACAACCGTATCTTGCCAAAAGGACTTGATAAAAATGATGTCAATTTACCTGAGACTATAAATCCGCACGGTAATGCAGAAAATGACAGTAACTTTATCGGGGGAAGTGATACAGTAACGTATGAGATAGCGAATCTGCCAGCAGATGATTATACTATCACTGCCACATTACACTACCAGACACTCTCTTATGGTTTTGCTCAAGATTTGTACAAAAATGCCGAGTTGCGTGAAGTCGCCTTGATGAAACTACTTGATGACAATGCAGTGAATCGCTATGAGACTATCTCAACGGATACAACATCTATTAGTATCCCATAA
- a CDS encoding type IV pilus twitching motility protein PilT, whose translation MSLTQNIKERLDSWLNMLIEANGADLHIKSDSQIHARIKSDIVLLSNEKLDTKTIESLVEMLTGDEYEEFMKTKEFDGAYALNENYRFRINISMHLGGFALAFRLIPSYIKTIEELNLPTALHKLTHLRRGLVLITGTTGSGKSTTLSSVIEEINKIYPRHIITVEDPIEYVHNDIKSIVEQRELGLHTTSFSRALRAAMREDPDIIVVGEMRDMATAESILQAVNTGHLVFSTVHTLDARETVDRIIAIFPNEEQNRVRETLASTLEAVVSQRLIRGLSGDMIPAVELMFKSPQIQELIRNKRDNEIPDALDKEHTSFNSISFNRALFDLTMAEKISEEQAYQYASSPADLKLMFTVSTEYEEKFHPESIGDAPSLKNE comes from the coding sequence ATGTCTTTAACACAAAATATAAAAGAGAGATTGGATTCTTGGCTGAATATGCTGATTGAGGCGAATGGTGCTGATCTGCATATTAAATCAGATAGCCAGATACATGCACGTATAAAAAGCGATATCGTTCTTTTATCTAATGAAAAACTAGATACAAAGACCATTGAATCACTTGTTGAAATGCTGACAGGTGATGAATATGAAGAATTTATGAAAACGAAGGAGTTTGATGGTGCCTACGCCCTTAATGAGAACTACCGTTTCCGTATCAATATTTCTATGCATCTTGGTGGTTTCGCATTGGCCTTCCGTCTTATACCTTCTTATATCAAAACCATAGAAGAGCTGAACCTTCCTACAGCCTTGCACAAGCTCACCCATCTTAGACGTGGTCTAGTTCTCATTACAGGTACGACAGGAAGTGGTAAATCCACAACCCTCTCTAGTGTGATAGAAGAGATCAATAAAATTTATCCACGTCACATTATCACTGTTGAAGACCCTATAGAGTATGTACATAATGATATAAAATCGATCGTAGAACAACGTGAACTGGGATTGCATACGACCAGTTTTTCACGTGCATTGCGTGCAGCGATGCGTGAAGACCCGGATATTATTGTCGTTGGTGAAATGCGTGATATGGCAACAGCTGAAAGTATTTTACAAGCTGTCAATACAGGGCATCTTGTCTTTTCTACTGTTCATACACTGGATGCCAGAGAAACCGTTGACCGTATTATCGCTATTTTCCCGAACGAAGAGCAAAACCGTGTACGTGAAACACTTGCTTCAACCTTGGAAGCAGTTGTCTCTCAACGTCTTATCAGAGGTCTATCCGGAGATATGATCCCCGCTGTGGAGCTCATGTTTAAAAGTCCTCAAATCCAGGAACTTATTCGAAATAAACGTGACAATGAAATTCCTGATGCCCTGGATAAAGAACATACCAGTTTTAATTCCATTAGCTTTAATCGTGCACTTTTTGATCTCACAATGGCAGAGAAGATCAGTGAGGAACAGGCATACCAGTATGCAAGCAGCCCTGCTGACCTTAAATTGATGTTTACGGTCAGTACAGAATATGAAGAAAAATTCCATCCGGAGTCCATAGGTGATGCTCCTTCACTTAAAAATGAATAA